One genomic window of Actinoplanes lobatus includes the following:
- a CDS encoding glycosyltransferase family 2 protein, translating to MAGPLLAAVLIVKNEAAMLPACLESLAGVVDQIHVHDTGSTDGTPAVAARHGATVTHGGWHDDFSAARNEAQQGCPATWILAVDADHRVTADPGALRRLLAEATTDALLVQVDGAHHAGAHTQFETRLYRPGSLSWTGRVHERLAGPGSEPPDQGTVPAATLRLHHLGHATYADRIRRADRNVALGKLTLDELIAQGPAADPRQIARTLLDLGRDCTAAEQLQQAVDTFALLREMFPGTPESSQANDALSRLMVGVCYENFCRVLVDQLQAANRP from the coding sequence ATGGCCGGGCCACTGCTGGCCGCGGTACTGATCGTCAAGAACGAGGCCGCGATGCTGCCCGCCTGCCTGGAGTCGCTCGCAGGCGTGGTCGACCAGATCCACGTGCACGACACCGGCTCCACCGACGGCACTCCGGCGGTAGCCGCCCGGCACGGCGCCACCGTCACCCACGGCGGCTGGCACGACGACTTCTCGGCCGCCCGCAACGAGGCACAGCAGGGCTGCCCGGCGACCTGGATCCTCGCCGTCGACGCCGACCACCGGGTGACGGCCGACCCCGGCGCGCTGCGGCGGCTGCTCGCCGAGGCCACCACGGACGCCCTCCTGGTACAGGTCGACGGAGCGCACCACGCCGGTGCCCACACCCAGTTCGAGACGCGGCTCTACCGGCCCGGCTCGCTCTCCTGGACCGGCCGGGTGCACGAACGGCTGGCCGGGCCCGGCTCCGAGCCCCCGGACCAGGGCACCGTGCCCGCGGCCACGCTGCGGCTGCACCACCTCGGCCACGCCACCTACGCCGACCGGATCCGCCGCGCCGACCGCAATGTCGCCCTCGGCAAACTCACCCTCGACGAGCTCATCGCCCAGGGACCGGCCGCCGACCCGCGGCAGATCGCCCGTACGCTGCTCGACCTGGGCCGTGACTGCACGGCGGCCGAACAGCTCCAGCAGGCGGTCGACACGTTCGCCCTGTTGCGCGAGATGTTCCCGGGCACACCGGAGTCGTCGCAGGCGAACGACGCGCTGAGCCGCCTCATGGTCGGGGTCTGCTACGAGAATTTCTGCCGGGTCCTGGTCGACCAGTTGCAGGCCGCGAACCGGCCCTGA
- a CDS encoding MauE/DoxX family redox-associated membrane protein, with translation MHYLDLACRALLTTVFVVAVAGKVRPAAFAAFTGSLRPIRWIPRHARRPLAAATVLAEATSVVLLWIPPAVPAGYLLSALTLAAFTATLAVNLRQGATLRCRCFGYDAGPVRGSHIARNLVLVAVAALGLVAAVTADPAATVAAVAIALAAGAVAGLLVTRWDDLAYVLGGS, from the coding sequence GTGCACTACCTCGACCTCGCCTGCCGGGCCCTGCTGACGACGGTCTTCGTCGTGGCGGTGGCCGGCAAGGTCCGCCCGGCGGCCTTCGCCGCCTTCACCGGCTCGCTCCGGCCGATCCGGTGGATTCCCCGGCATGCCCGGCGTCCCCTGGCGGCGGCCACCGTGCTCGCCGAGGCCACCAGCGTGGTCCTGCTGTGGATTCCGCCCGCCGTCCCGGCCGGCTATCTGCTCAGCGCGCTCACCCTTGCCGCCTTCACCGCCACCCTGGCCGTCAACCTGCGGCAGGGCGCGACCTTGCGCTGCCGGTGTTTCGGATACGACGCCGGGCCCGTCCGGGGCAGCCACATCGCCCGCAATCTGGTTCTGGTGGCCGTCGCCGCGCTCGGGCTGGTCGCAGCCGTCACGGCCGATCCGGCCGCCACCGTGGCGGCCGTGGCCATCGCACTGGCGGCCGGCGCGGTCGCCGGTCTGCTCGTCACGCGCTGGGACGACCTGGCGTACGTCCTCGGCGGCTCCTGA
- a CDS encoding S26 family signal peptidase: MLIAVAAVLALAGAGALWIRNAVLVAVVRGPSMQPTYRDGDRLIARRRRSTAPRRGDVVVFRNPRPHGVPGSSDGPVLVKRVAAVADDAAPDEMAAAVVPHGHVAVIGDNRAQSLDSRHLGFIPIANILATVVRRIGD, translated from the coding sequence ATGCTGATCGCCGTTGCCGCGGTGCTCGCGCTGGCCGGGGCCGGTGCACTGTGGATTCGAAACGCCGTACTCGTGGCCGTCGTCCGTGGCCCGAGCATGCAGCCGACCTATCGCGACGGCGACCGGCTGATCGCCCGCCGCCGGCGATCGACCGCGCCCCGGCGCGGGGATGTGGTGGTGTTCCGCAATCCGCGTCCGCACGGGGTGCCGGGATCCTCCGACGGGCCGGTGCTGGTCAAGCGGGTCGCGGCGGTCGCGGACGACGCGGCCCCGGACGAGATGGCCGCCGCCGTCGTGCCGCACGGCCACGTCGCGGTGATCGGCGACAATCGGGCGCAGAGCCTGGACTCGCGGCATCTGGGCTTCATCCCGATCGCCAACATCCTCGCCACGGTCGTCCGCCGCATCGGCGACTGA
- a CDS encoding ABC transporter ATP-binding protein: protein MSGADSGARGTLALLKAAFALAWQASRWLLAARIGVALAGGLAPVAAAWMTKLLLDLLVDGGTTRAVLAVVLALAVTTLAGALLPAVGNFVDAELSRRTQLAGRAQLYRAIGGFGGLGRFEDPDFQDRLQLAVSDGPATPAQVTANGLTIAQSAVTIVGFVAALASMAPWMAVVVTVAAIPTVRAELTLSRARAAMMLQLGHASRRELFYADLISSVTAAKEVRIYGLSDLFAVRMTTELRKINRGMRGLDLRELRMQSALTGLGAVVAGGGLVWAALSARSGRLGVGDIVVFAAATAGVQNLLASIIGNVARTHQALLIFTHFQQVVRAPADLAPLEGLPVLPVPSLRDAIELRDVWFRYGPSLPWILRGVNLTIRAGRATALVGLNGAGKSTIVKLLCRLYDPTRGAVLWDGVDLRRFPVEELRERLGAVFQDFMSYDLSAAENIGLGDVARLDDRPAIEATAERAGCHLTVEKLPRGYDTLLTRFFSPDEVLEEKASSGVQLSGGQWQRLALARAFMRADRDLLILDEPSAGLDADAEHEVHTRLRALREGSTSVLISHRLSTVRDADTIAVLSGGVVTELGDHDTLLAAGGTYAGLFTLQASGYTASPDARAELHPSTGG, encoded by the coding sequence ATGAGCGGCGCTGACTCCGGCGCCCGGGGCACCCTCGCCCTGCTGAAGGCCGCCTTCGCGCTGGCCTGGCAGGCCTCCCGATGGCTGCTCGCGGCGCGGATCGGCGTCGCGCTGGCCGGTGGCCTGGCCCCGGTGGCGGCGGCCTGGATGACAAAGCTGCTGCTGGACCTGCTGGTCGACGGCGGTACGACCAGGGCGGTGCTGGCCGTGGTGCTGGCGCTGGCGGTGACCACCCTTGCCGGCGCGCTGCTGCCGGCGGTCGGCAACTTCGTCGACGCCGAACTGAGCCGGCGCACCCAGCTCGCCGGGCGTGCGCAGCTCTACCGGGCGATCGGCGGCTTCGGTGGGCTCGGCCGCTTCGAGGATCCGGACTTCCAGGACCGCCTGCAACTGGCCGTCTCCGACGGTCCGGCGACCCCCGCCCAGGTCACCGCGAACGGGCTGACCATCGCGCAGTCCGCCGTCACGATCGTCGGCTTCGTCGCCGCGCTGGCGAGCATGGCCCCCTGGATGGCGGTGGTGGTGACCGTCGCGGCGATCCCGACCGTCCGGGCCGAGCTGACCCTGTCGCGGGCCCGGGCGGCGATGATGCTGCAACTCGGGCACGCCAGCCGGCGCGAACTGTTCTACGCGGATCTGATCTCGTCGGTCACCGCGGCCAAGGAGGTCCGCATCTACGGGCTCAGCGACCTGTTCGCCGTCCGGATGACGACCGAGCTGCGGAAGATCAACCGGGGGATGCGCGGGCTGGACCTGCGAGAGCTGCGGATGCAGTCGGCACTGACCGGGCTCGGCGCTGTGGTGGCCGGCGGCGGACTGGTGTGGGCGGCGCTCTCCGCCCGCTCGGGCCGGCTGGGCGTCGGCGACATCGTGGTCTTCGCGGCTGCGACCGCCGGGGTGCAGAACCTGCTCGCCTCGATCATCGGCAACGTCGCGCGTACCCATCAGGCGCTGTTGATCTTCACGCACTTCCAGCAGGTGGTGCGGGCGCCGGCCGACCTGGCGCCGCTGGAGGGCCTGCCGGTGCTGCCCGTGCCGTCGCTGCGGGACGCCATCGAGCTGCGCGACGTCTGGTTCCGCTACGGCCCGTCGCTGCCCTGGATCCTTCGGGGCGTCAACCTCACCATCCGGGCCGGCCGGGCGACGGCGTTGGTCGGGCTCAACGGCGCGGGCAAGAGCACGATCGTCAAACTGCTGTGCCGGCTCTACGACCCGACCCGTGGCGCGGTGCTGTGGGACGGCGTCGATCTGCGCCGGTTCCCGGTCGAGGAGCTGCGCGAGCGCCTGGGCGCCGTCTTCCAGGACTTCATGTCGTACGACCTGAGTGCGGCCGAGAACATCGGGCTCGGCGACGTCGCCCGCCTCGACGACCGCCCGGCGATCGAGGCCACCGCCGAGCGAGCCGGCTGCCACCTGACCGTCGAGAAGCTGCCTCGCGGCTACGACACCCTGCTGACCAGATTCTTCTCCCCGGACGAGGTGCTCGAGGAGAAGGCGTCGAGTGGCGTGCAGCTCTCCGGCGGGCAGTGGCAGCGACTGGCGCTGGCGCGCGCGTTCATGCGCGCCGACCGGGACCTGCTGATCCTGGACGAGCCGAGCGCCGGACTGGACGCCGACGCCGAGCACGAGGTCCACACCCGGCTGCGGGCGCTGCGCGAGGGATCCACCAGCGTTCTCATCTCGCACCGGCTGAGCACCGTACGCGACGCCGACACCATCGCCGTGCTGTCCGGCGGGGTGGTCACCGAGCTGGGCGACCACGACACCCTCCTGGCGGCCGGTGGCACCTACGCCGGGCTCTTCACCTTGCAGGCGTCCGGCTACACCGCATCGCCGGATGCGCGCGCAGAACTTCACCCGTCGACCGGCGGGTGA
- a CDS encoding TlpA family protein disulfide reductase has protein sequence MALFGALTLLNLLLTLGIIRRLRQRPATGSATYPGVLPSGSPVGDFAARDLRQQPLSRADLDGRTLVGFFSPGCDACSEQLPAFVAAARSAAFGPQRSWAVVTGDAESASQYLPSLEPVARVVLQNEDDSLLSAFSVQAFPSFFVVDATGRVVAGGVAVDDLPVAAAA, from the coding sequence ATGGCCCTCTTCGGTGCGCTCACTCTGCTCAACCTGCTGCTCACTCTCGGCATCATCCGGCGTCTGCGCCAGCGCCCGGCGACCGGCTCGGCCACGTACCCGGGCGTGCTGCCGTCCGGCTCGCCGGTCGGCGACTTCGCCGCCCGCGACCTGCGGCAGCAGCCGCTGTCCCGGGCCGATCTCGACGGCCGTACGCTCGTCGGCTTCTTCTCGCCCGGCTGCGATGCCTGCAGCGAGCAATTGCCGGCTTTCGTGGCCGCCGCACGGTCGGCGGCCTTCGGCCCGCAGCGCTCCTGGGCGGTCGTGACGGGCGACGCCGAGTCGGCGTCGCAGTACCTGCCGTCGCTGGAGCCGGTCGCGCGGGTGGTCCTGCAGAACGAGGACGACTCGCTGCTCTCGGCGTTCTCGGTGCAAGCCTTCCCCTCCTTCTTCGTGGTGGACGCCACCGGCCGCGTCGTGGCCGGCGGCGTCGCTGTGGACGACCTGCCCGTCGCGGCGGCCGCATGA
- a CDS encoding GNAT family N-acetyltransferase, protein MCGVEITTWYLEQDDPALLRPAGQPATPVTITRAELPSPELNRYLYTAVGGDWFWSDRLPWTWQQWQDFLDRPGVETWVASVRGTPAGYAELDGHSPGEVDIAYFGLLPCFAGQGIGGHLLTVALRHAWTLPERHPGLPPVRRVTVNTCSLDGPAALANYQARGMRIHRTETKPAATQPQTPGPWPGAERP, encoded by the coding sequence ATGTGCGGCGTGGAGATCACGACCTGGTACCTGGAGCAGGACGACCCCGCCCTGCTGCGCCCGGCCGGGCAGCCCGCGACCCCGGTGACCATCACCCGCGCCGAGCTGCCCAGCCCCGAGCTCAACCGCTACCTCTACACCGCCGTCGGTGGCGACTGGTTCTGGTCGGACCGGCTGCCTTGGACCTGGCAGCAGTGGCAGGACTTCCTGGACCGGCCCGGAGTGGAGACCTGGGTGGCGTCGGTCCGCGGCACTCCGGCCGGCTACGCCGAGCTGGACGGCCACTCCCCCGGCGAGGTGGATATCGCCTACTTCGGGCTGCTGCCGTGTTTCGCCGGCCAGGGCATCGGCGGCCATCTGCTCACGGTCGCCCTCCGGCACGCCTGGACCCTCCCGGAACGCCACCCCGGCCTGCCTCCGGTCCGCCGCGTCACGGTGAACACGTGCAGCCTCGACGGCCCGGCCGCCCTCGCCAACTACCAGGCCCGCGGCATGCGCATCCACCGCACCGAGACGAAACCCGCGGCCACGCAGCCCCAGACCCCCGGACCGTGGCCGGGAGCAGAACGACCGTGA
- a CDS encoding FAD:protein FMN transferase has product MGTVVSIELADDLPPARLTELVGATCAWLHEVDARFSTYKDDSEVCRFRSGALRLEDCSADLRHVLDRCADLWRDTDGYFDAYASGPLDPSGYVKGWSVEVASQRLAAAGSVRHYIGAGGDIRMRGAGPGGRPWRVGVRHPWEADKLAWVLSLTDGAVATSGTYERGAHVWNPVAGRPASGLCSVTVVGPDLAVADAYATAALAMGEPGLSWLAKRVADGYESAAVTDDGRAFTSANLPIAP; this is encoded by the coding sequence ATGGGTACGGTCGTCAGCATCGAACTGGCCGACGACCTGCCACCGGCCCGGCTCACCGAGCTCGTCGGCGCGACGTGCGCCTGGCTGCACGAGGTCGACGCCCGGTTCAGCACCTACAAGGACGACAGCGAGGTGTGCCGGTTCCGCTCCGGCGCGCTCCGGCTCGAGGACTGCTCCGCCGACCTGCGTCACGTCCTGGACCGCTGCGCCGACCTGTGGCGTGACACCGACGGCTACTTCGACGCGTACGCGAGCGGTCCCCTCGACCCGTCCGGCTACGTCAAGGGCTGGTCAGTGGAGGTGGCCTCACAACGCCTCGCCGCCGCCGGCTCGGTCCGGCACTACATCGGCGCGGGCGGCGACATCCGGATGCGCGGCGCCGGCCCCGGCGGCCGCCCCTGGCGGGTCGGCGTCCGCCACCCCTGGGAGGCGGACAAGCTCGCCTGGGTCCTCTCGCTGACCGACGGCGCGGTGGCCACTTCCGGGACGTACGAGCGCGGCGCCCACGTCTGGAACCCGGTGGCCGGGCGCCCCGCCAGCGGCCTCTGCTCGGTCACCGTGGTCGGCCCCGACCTGGCCGTCGCCGACGCCTACGCGACCGCCGCCCTGGCGATGGGCGAGCCGGGCCTGTCCTGGCTGGCCAAGCGGGTCGCGGACGGCTACGAGTCCGCCGCGGTCACCGACGACGGTCGCGCTTTCACGTCCGCCAACCTGCCGATCGCCCCCTGA
- a CDS encoding FMN-binding protein yields the protein MRRSTAAAVGTLTGAALILGVRLSVQPPAVPVSAAAPDDAGGEPEDAAAESTAEPDPSTTKKPSGKKTSAPAADEKAGLKAGTYKGKAVQNQYGTMQVTIKISGGKITAADSTFPTDGFSGTINPKAVQTLSAATLKAQSADVDAVSGATFTSQSYVTSLQAALDKAGA from the coding sequence ATGCGACGTAGTACCGCAGCAGCCGTCGGCACCCTCACCGGCGCGGCCCTGATCCTCGGGGTCCGCCTGAGCGTGCAACCGCCGGCCGTCCCGGTGTCCGCCGCCGCGCCGGACGACGCGGGCGGAGAGCCTGAGGACGCCGCCGCCGAGTCGACCGCCGAACCGGACCCGAGCACCACCAAGAAGCCGTCCGGCAAGAAGACCAGCGCCCCGGCGGCCGACGAGAAGGCCGGGCTCAAGGCCGGCACCTACAAGGGCAAGGCCGTGCAGAACCAGTACGGCACGATGCAGGTCACCATCAAGATCAGTGGCGGCAAGATCACCGCGGCGGACTCGACCTTCCCGACCGACGGGTTCTCCGGCACGATCAACCCGAAGGCCGTACAGACCCTGTCGGCGGCCACCCTCAAGGCACAGAGCGCCGACGTCGACGCCGTCTCCGGGGCCACCTTCACCAGCCAGTCCTACGTCACGTCCCTCCAGGCGGCGCTGGACAAAGCCGGAGCGTAG
- a CDS encoding ferredoxin reductase family protein: MTIPAYRDQREIPDDDGYFAGLRSDDRPGWDNPSMPPWPDTPQYDAAPAQPQYGQPYNTPDGFRRGEVTEVSMTDPTGWKAGTGVPVVDDRPPGESTSGNRLFTVLLFFSGLGTSIALWLFNTRAGAVSDTASTMIAAGRVTGLIGGYLLFVQLLMMSRVSWLEEWVGSRDLLRWHRWLGTSLLAAVVAHIVFIVYGYALTAGTGVVDQGWTVITTFPEMISATIATGLLVFIALISVRFIRNRLNYELWHLVHLTSYGVLLLGYGHQIAAGADMSGRYASVFWPALGCITIAALFWGRIVEPVWLNARHRFTVAEVVAEGANTFSIYIEGKRLDKLPVQAGQFMRWRFLTANGWWQSHPFSLSAAPNSQWLRLTVTIAGGHTRKLATMSPGTPIWAEGPFGTFTAERRTRRRALLIAGGSGIAPIRALLEDMPPDTIVIYRASRPDELVFRTELEELAEERDAWVRYIVGGRNDPGPRRLFTPDGLRGLVPDVNRRDVYLCGPPGLVNAAVDTLKELDVPDSQLHLDPFEF; this comes from the coding sequence TTGACCATTCCGGCCTACCGGGATCAGCGCGAGATCCCCGACGACGACGGGTACTTCGCCGGGCTGCGCTCCGACGACCGCCCGGGCTGGGACAACCCGTCCATGCCCCCGTGGCCGGACACCCCCCAGTACGACGCCGCACCGGCCCAGCCCCAGTACGGCCAGCCCTACAACACCCCGGACGGGTTCCGCCGCGGCGAGGTCACCGAGGTCTCGATGACCGACCCGACCGGCTGGAAGGCCGGCACCGGTGTCCCGGTCGTCGACGACCGGCCGCCCGGCGAGTCGACCAGCGGCAACCGGCTCTTCACCGTCCTGCTGTTCTTCTCCGGTCTGGGCACCAGCATCGCGCTCTGGCTGTTCAACACGCGGGCCGGCGCGGTCAGCGACACCGCGAGCACGATGATCGCGGCCGGCCGGGTGACCGGGCTGATCGGCGGCTACCTGCTCTTCGTCCAGCTGCTGATGATGAGCCGGGTGTCCTGGCTGGAGGAGTGGGTCGGCTCCCGCGACCTGCTGCGCTGGCACCGCTGGCTGGGCACCTCGCTGCTGGCCGCGGTGGTCGCGCACATCGTCTTCATCGTCTACGGCTACGCCCTCACCGCCGGCACCGGCGTCGTCGACCAGGGCTGGACCGTGATCACCACGTTCCCCGAGATGATCAGCGCCACCATCGCCACCGGGCTGCTCGTCTTCATCGCCCTGATCTCGGTCCGGTTCATCCGCAACCGGCTCAACTACGAGCTCTGGCACCTGGTCCACCTGACCAGCTACGGCGTCCTGCTGCTCGGGTACGGCCACCAGATCGCGGCCGGCGCCGACATGAGCGGCCGGTACGCCTCGGTGTTCTGGCCGGCGCTCGGCTGCATCACCATCGCCGCCCTGTTCTGGGGCCGCATCGTCGAGCCGGTCTGGCTGAACGCGCGGCACCGGTTCACCGTGGCCGAGGTGGTCGCCGAGGGCGCCAACACGTTCTCGATCTACATCGAGGGCAAGCGGCTCGACAAGCTCCCGGTGCAGGCCGGCCAGTTCATGCGCTGGCGGTTCCTGACCGCGAACGGCTGGTGGCAGTCCCACCCGTTCTCCCTGTCGGCCGCCCCGAACTCGCAGTGGCTGCGGCTCACCGTCACCATCGCCGGCGGCCACACCCGCAAGCTGGCCACCATGAGCCCCGGCACGCCGATCTGGGCGGAGGGCCCGTTCGGGACGTTCACCGCCGAACGGCGTACCCGGCGGCGGGCCCTGCTGATCGCCGGCGGCAGCGGCATCGCCCCGATCCGCGCCCTGCTCGAGGACATGCCGCCGGACACCATCGTGATCTACCGGGCCAGCCGTCCGGACGAGCTGGTCTTCCGCACCGAGCTGGAGGAACTGGCCGAGGAGCGGGACGCCTGGGTGCGCTACATCGTCGGCGGCCGCAACGACCCGGGCCCGCGCCGGCTGTTCACCCCCGACGGGCTGCGCGGCCTGGTCCCCGACGTGAACCGCCGCGACGTCTACCTGTGCGGCCCTCCCGGGCTGGTCAATGCCGCCGTCGACACGCTCAAGGAGCTCGACGTGCCGGACAGCCAGCTGCACCTGGACCCGTTCGAGTTCTGA
- the cbiE gene encoding precorrin-6y C5,15-methyltransferase (decarboxylating) subunit CbiE — protein sequence MEHQDVVTVIGVGAGGWPGLSGTARSALTSAEVVLGAARQLDLLPGELVAARRVPWPSPLVPALPGLIGAERGRRVCVLASGDPMFHGIGSTLVRLFGADRIRVVPHPSSVSLAAARLGWDLAAVDVVSLVTAPVETLGRLINPGRRILVLSAGAATPAAVAALLADRGHGTASMTVLEQLGGPGERAMTGAADGWALPEGDPLNIVAVECGDGPELPIVPGLPDDRYRGDGQLTKREVRAVTLAALAPAPGRLLWDVGAGSGSIGIEWMRAHPSCRAIAVESSAERAATVTANAANLGVPGLRVVHGRAPEALDGLPEPDTIFIGGGLTRDGVLDRCLAALRPGGRLVANAVTVESEAVLAAAYAKLGGELSRITVQRGSPVGGFTGWRSFMPVTIWSVTR from the coding sequence ATGGAACACCAGGACGTGGTCACCGTGATCGGCGTCGGCGCCGGCGGGTGGCCCGGGCTTTCCGGTACGGCGCGGAGCGCCCTGACGTCCGCCGAGGTGGTCCTCGGCGCCGCCCGGCAGCTCGATCTGCTCCCCGGTGAGCTCGTCGCCGCGCGTCGCGTCCCATGGCCGTCTCCGCTGGTGCCGGCCCTGCCCGGGCTGATCGGGGCGGAGCGCGGGCGGCGGGTGTGCGTGCTGGCCAGCGGCGACCCGATGTTCCACGGCATCGGCTCCACACTGGTCCGTCTGTTCGGCGCGGACCGGATCCGGGTGGTGCCGCACCCGTCGTCGGTGTCGCTGGCCGCGGCCCGCCTCGGCTGGGACCTGGCCGCCGTCGACGTGGTGAGCCTGGTCACAGCCCCGGTCGAGACGCTCGGCCGGCTGATCAATCCCGGCCGCCGGATCCTGGTGCTCTCCGCGGGCGCGGCCACCCCGGCGGCGGTCGCGGCGCTGCTCGCCGACCGCGGCCACGGCACCGCGTCGATGACCGTCCTGGAGCAACTCGGCGGGCCGGGCGAGCGGGCCATGACCGGCGCCGCGGACGGCTGGGCGCTGCCGGAGGGCGACCCGCTCAACATCGTCGCCGTCGAGTGCGGCGACGGGCCGGAGCTGCCGATCGTCCCCGGCCTGCCGGACGACCGCTACCGGGGCGACGGGCAGCTCACCAAGCGTGAGGTACGGGCCGTCACGCTGGCCGCGCTCGCCCCCGCGCCGGGCCGGCTGCTGTGGGACGTGGGCGCCGGCTCGGGCAGCATCGGCATCGAGTGGATGCGCGCGCACCCGTCCTGCCGGGCGATCGCGGTCGAGTCGTCGGCCGAACGGGCGGCCACCGTCACGGCGAACGCGGCGAACCTCGGCGTCCCCGGTCTGCGCGTGGTGCACGGCCGGGCACCGGAGGCTCTCGACGGGCTGCCGGAACCGGACACGATCTTCATAGGAGGCGGATTGACCCGCGACGGCGTACTGGACCGTTGCCTGGCCGCGCTGCGCCCCGGCGGGCGGCTCGTGGCGAACGCGGTGACGGTCGAGTCGGAGGCGGTGCTGGCGGCCGCGTACGCGAAACTCGGCGGCGAGCTGAGCCGGATCACCGTGCAGCGCGGCTCGCCGGTCGGCGGGTTCACCGGCTGGCGCTCGTTCATGCCGGTGACGATCTGGTCGGTGACGCGATGA
- the cobM gene encoding precorrin-4 C(11)-methyltransferase — protein MTVHFIGAGPGAADLITLRGHRLIASSPVCLYAGSLVPAELLEACPPGARKIDTRDLNLDQIVAEMVAAHEAGQDVARLHSGDPSVFSAVAEQMRRLDTAGVPYDVTPGVPAFAAAAAALGREFTVPGVAQTVILTRTAERATAMPPGEDLATLGASRSTMVLHLAVQRIDAVVAELTGNYGPDCPVAVVARASRPDEVVLRGTLADIAAKVKDAGVRRTAVIVVGAALTAGQFPDSHLYSADRCRS, from the coding sequence ATGACCGTCCACTTCATCGGGGCCGGGCCGGGCGCCGCCGACCTGATCACGTTGCGCGGCCACCGGCTGATCGCGTCGTCGCCGGTCTGTCTCTACGCCGGCAGCCTGGTCCCGGCCGAACTGCTGGAGGCCTGTCCGCCGGGCGCCCGCAAGATTGACACCCGGGACCTGAACCTGGACCAGATCGTCGCCGAGATGGTGGCAGCGCACGAGGCCGGGCAGGACGTGGCCCGGCTGCACTCCGGCGATCCGTCGGTGTTCAGCGCGGTCGCCGAGCAGATGCGCCGCCTCGACACGGCCGGAGTGCCCTACGACGTGACACCCGGGGTGCCCGCCTTCGCCGCGGCCGCCGCCGCCCTCGGCCGCGAGTTCACCGTTCCCGGGGTGGCGCAGACGGTGATCCTCACCCGGACCGCGGAACGGGCCACCGCCATGCCGCCCGGCGAGGACCTGGCCACCCTCGGCGCCAGCCGGTCGACCATGGTGCTGCACCTCGCGGTCCAGCGGATCGACGCGGTGGTGGCCGAACTGACCGGCAACTACGGGCCGGACTGCCCGGTCGCGGTGGTGGCGCGGGCCTCCCGGCCCGACGAGGTCGTGCTGCGCGGCACGCTCGCCGACATCGCGGCCAAGGTCAAGGACGCGGGGGTACGAAGGACAGCCGTGATCGTGGTGGGCGCGGCACTCACCGCCGGGCAGTTCCCGGACAGCCACCTGTACTCGGCGGACCGCTGCCGGTCATGA